A region of Lycium barbarum isolate Lr01 chromosome 3, ASM1917538v2, whole genome shotgun sequence DNA encodes the following proteins:
- the LOC132631110 gene encoding uncharacterized protein LOC132631110, with protein sequence MDTDETRCAVTGKQKTLDTAIDWNMSDNPLITKGSGSIDESSVVNVKITMDDIQEEVVFWPTAVVCYVLGSNPALTVIEGYFKCIWRALDIDKVAQVNRGVFLVRFDCMEDRSKAIDKGIQMFDRKPIVVNGWEPDVEMNKTIVEKVPVWVRLEGLELKYWGQTALTKIASLIGKPLKIDNATNMRERLMYARRMVEVTLNQACPDFVMFENEKGQVIEQEVTYEWRPVLCAHCKNFGHTQELCRK encoded by the coding sequence ATGGATACAGACGAAACGAGATGCGCCGTCACAGGTAAACAAAAAACCCTAGACACTGCAATCGATTGGAATATGAGTGACAATCCCCTAATTACAAAGGGGTCTGGCTCAATTGACGAATCATCTGTTGTGAATGTGAAAATTACCATGGATGATATCCAGGAGGAAGTGGTATTCTGGCCTACAGCAGTTGTGTGCTACGTCTTAGGCTCGAATCCGGCATTAACTGTCATTGAGGGGTACTTCAAATGTATATGGAGGGCACTAGATATTGACAAAGTAGCGCAAGTGAACAGGGGCGTATTTCTGGTAAGATTTGATTGTATGGAGGATCGGAGCAAAGCAATCGATAAGGGAATCCAAATGTTCGATCGTAAACCAATAGTGGTGAATGGATGGGAACCTGATGTTGAAATGAACAAGACGATAGTGGAAAAAGTCCCGGTGTGGGTTAGATTGGAGGGGCTAGAACTCAAATATTGGGGACAAACTGCTCTCACGAAAATTGCTAGTCTAATTGGAAAGCCGCTGAAGATTGATAATGCGACAAACATGAGGGAAAGGCTAATGTACGCAAGAAGAATGGTGGAAGTGACCCTGAACCAAGCATGCCCAGATTTTGTGATGTTTGAGAATGAGAAGGGCCAAGTTATTGAACAAGAAGTAACATACGAGTGGAGACCAGTATTATGTGCCCATTGCAAGAACTTTGGGCACACACAAGAATTGTGCAGGAAATAG
- the LOC132633994 gene encoding uncharacterized protein LOC132633994 has product MACWSAENATKAYLRAIKMGKRAKEPEMAEFISALAAGNNAQLMVVACAGAADSATALALVAAAHQTGGRVICIIGSADELNPSIESLCDNSRHVDFVIGDAKTLLMNDYREADFVLIDCNLHNCEGILQTARMMGENVSVLGYNALCMGSWRCQSFNAHLLPIGEGLLVTTNRTVKKGGNLGVSGKKSRWIVKVDKCTGEEHVFRIRGKPVEA; this is encoded by the exons ATGGCCTGCTGGTCAGCTGAAAATGCTACAAAGGCCTATCTCAGAGCAATAAAAATG GGAAAGAGAGCAAAGGAGCCAGAGATGGCAGAGTTCATTTCAGCACTTGCTGCAGGCAACAATGCACAACTTATGGTTGTTGCATGTGCCGGTGCAGCTGACTCGGCCACCGCACTAGCCCTAGTGGCTGCAGCCCATCAGACAGGTGGCCGAGTCATCTGCATCATTGGATCAGCTGACGAGCTGAATCCATCAATAGAATCTCTATGCGATAACTCTAGGCATGTGGACTTTGTCATTGGAGATGCCAAGACTTTACTAATGAATGACTATAGAGAAGCGGATTTCGTACTCATTGACTGCAACCTCCACAACTGCGAAGGCATCCTTCAAACAGCCCGAATGATGGGAGAAAACGTGAGCGTTTTGGGGTACAATGCGCTATGTATGGGTTCGTGGAGATGCCAAAGCTTCAATGCTCATTTGTTGCCTATAGGGGAAGGGTTGTTGGTGACTACTAATAGAACGGTGAAAAAAGGAGGAAATTTGGGAGTTTCAGGGAAGAAGAGTAGGTGGATTGTGAAAGTAGATAAATGCACAGGGGAAGAACATGTTTTCAGAATCAGGGGAAAGCCAGTTGAAGCCTAA